One window from the genome of Haloprofundus halobius encodes:
- a CDS encoding PRC-barrel domain containing protein, protein MATNITEDDEGKKVVAADGDTVGIVADVEHGTAYVEPDPGLTEKLKSKLGWGERDEDTYPLQEEAVEAVTDDEIRLRRDV, encoded by the coding sequence ATGGCAACTAACATCACCGAAGACGATGAGGGGAAGAAGGTCGTCGCCGCCGACGGCGACACCGTAGGCATCGTTGCCGATGTTGAACACGGAACAGCGTACGTCGAACCGGACCCCGGACTCACCGAGAAACTCAAATCGAAACTCGGCTGGGGTGAGAGGGACGAAGACACGTACCCGCTCCAGGAGGAAGCCGTCGAGGCGGTCACCGACGACGAAATCAGACTTCGTCGGGACGTGTGA
- a CDS encoding pantoate kinase translates to MAGEAVAFVPGHVTGFFSAHPNDDPAVAGSRGAGVTLSTGVTVRIRPAATTTVTLDGETIRVEPVERVLEALSVTATVDADTSLPLGAGFGVSGAMALGTALAANSVFDRALSQNELVTLAHGAEVQSGTGLGDVVAQAHGGVPIRLEPGAPGEGLLDSIPAQTRIEYVTFGERSTEDVLSGDTTRLSEAGSRALSSLVERPTLDRFMFASRRFAREAGLLTGRAEAAIRDVNAVDGEASMAMLGDSVFALGAGLSDAGYDPAVCHSHPAGARVLGDDESGAPAGRGPSPAAPGNE, encoded by the coding sequence ATGGCTGGCGAGGCAGTAGCGTTCGTTCCCGGTCACGTAACCGGTTTCTTCAGCGCCCATCCGAACGACGACCCGGCCGTCGCCGGGTCGCGCGGGGCGGGCGTGACCCTCTCGACGGGGGTAACCGTCCGCATCCGTCCGGCGGCGACGACGACGGTGACGCTCGACGGCGAGACGATTCGCGTCGAACCGGTCGAGCGAGTGCTGGAGGCACTCTCGGTGACGGCGACCGTCGACGCCGACACGTCGTTGCCCTTGGGCGCGGGGTTCGGCGTCTCGGGCGCGATGGCGCTCGGGACCGCGTTGGCGGCCAACAGCGTCTTCGACCGAGCGCTCTCGCAGAACGAACTCGTCACACTCGCCCACGGCGCGGAAGTACAGTCTGGTACCGGTCTCGGCGACGTAGTCGCACAGGCGCACGGTGGCGTGCCGATTCGCCTCGAACCCGGGGCACCCGGCGAGGGACTGCTGGACAGCATCCCCGCCCAGACCCGTATCGAGTACGTCACGTTCGGCGAACGCTCCACCGAGGACGTGCTCTCGGGCGACACGACCCGGCTCTCGGAGGCCGGGAGTCGCGCGCTGTCGAGTCTCGTCGAACGCCCCACGCTCGACCGGTTCATGTTCGCGTCGCGTCGGTTCGCCAGGGAAGCGGGACTGCTCACCGGCCGCGCCGAGGCGGCGATACGCGACGTGAACGCCGTCGACGGCGAAGCGTCGATGGCGATGCTCGGTGACTCCGTCTTCGCGCTCGGGGCCGGCCTCTCCGACGCGGGGTACGACCCGGCGGTCTGTCACAGTCACCCGGCGGGCGCGAGAGTGCTCGGCGACGACGAAAGTGGCGCGCCCGCGGGACGTGGGCCGTCTCCCGCGGCGCCGGGCAACGAGTAA